In a genomic window of Zonotrichia albicollis isolate bZonAlb1 chromosome 7, bZonAlb1.hap1, whole genome shotgun sequence:
- the NDUFB8 gene encoding NADH dehydrogenase [ubiquinone] 1 beta subcomplex subunit 8, mitochondrial, with protein sequence MAAGALRGVLWPRAAAGLRAARAALAAPSGARAASEMSKDMMPGPYPRTPEERAAAAKKYNMRVEDYQPYPDDGLGYGDYPMLPNKSQYERDPWYQWDQPDMRYNWGEPMHWDFDMYIRNRVDTSPTVVPWHTMSKHFLLFLGTMLIMFGLGEIYPSYRPVGPKQYPFNDLYLERGGDPNKEPPEVIHYEI encoded by the exons ATGGCGGCGGGCGCTCTCCGCGGTGTCCTCTGGCCCCGGGCGGCCGCCGGGCTCAGGGCGGCCCGGGCCGCCTTGGCGGCGCCTTCGGGGGCGCGGGCGG CCTCGGAGATGTCCAAGGACATGATGCCTGGGCCGTATCCGCGGACTCCGGAGGAGCGGGCGGCCGCTGCGAAGAAGTACAACATGCGGGTGGAAGACTATCAGCCCTACCCCGACGATGGCCTGGG GTATGGTGACTATCCCATGCTCCCTAATAAGTCTCAATATGAGAGGGACCCCTGGTACCAGTGGGACCAGCCAGACATGAGATACAACTGGGGAGAGCCG ATGCACTGGGATTTTGACATGTACATTCGGAATCGGGTTGATACATCCCCCACTGTCGTTCCCTGGCACACCATGAGCAAACACTTCCTTCTCTTTTTGGGCACAATGCTGATCATGTTTGGTCTTGGAGAAATCTACCCATCCTACAGGCCTGTG GGACCGAAGCAATATCCCTTCAATGACCTGTATCTGGAGAGAGGAGGAGACCCCAATAAAGAGCCACCAGAAGTGATACACTATGAAATTTGA